The following proteins are encoded in a genomic region of Vulpes vulpes isolate BD-2025 chromosome X, VulVul3, whole genome shotgun sequence:
- the LOC140596214 gene encoding uncharacterized protein → MNGEGASEGRRALPGHDACPLSSPPRPGPAVAPNSQARAGTGARPRRGRAPRCAGRALESEAADGSAGPVWGAWGEAAPPTAQLRGGQQRARGDPADPLRSALLEQMRRCRSESRVRSPKPRARGGEKRPLEPLLPRAVPWLPGFDATDLPTAETWDQRRKVHRPLGRAPALTGAAVCIPANAPRSQRDPCIPPDAQEPLGVYAEQDTASFLSQLPEMTEGKGDGPQDTSQRASWTGQSIHQLLH, encoded by the coding sequence ATGAATGGTGAAGGGGCCTCTGAAGGCAGGCGGGCTCTTCCGGGCCACGATGCCTGCCCTCTCTCCTCGCCCCCGAGGCCAGGCCCTGCCGTCGCCCCCAACTCGCAGGCGCGCGCGGGTACCGGGGCCCGGCCGAGGCGAGGGCGTGCCCCGCGGTGCGCAGGGCGGGCCCTGGAGAGCGAGGCCGCGGACGGATCGGCAGGACCGGTGTGGGGAGCCTGGGGCGAGGCCGCCCCACCGACGGCTCAGCTGCGCGGGGGACAGCAGCGGGCCCGCGGGGACCCGGCGGACCCGCTGCGCTCCGCGCTCTTAGAGCAAATGCGACGCTGCCGCTCGGAGTCCCGAGTCCGGAGTCCGAAGCCTCGGGCTCGGGGCGGTGAAAAGCGGCCACTGGAGCCGCTGTTGCCGCGAGCGGTGCCCTGGCTTCCAGGCTTCGATGCCACGGATCTGCCCACCGCAGAGACTTGGGACCAGCGCCGCAAAGTCCACAGGCCCTTAGGGCGGGCCCCTGCCCTGACGGGAGCCGCTGTGTGCATCCCCGCAAATGCGCCACGGAGCCAACGAGATCCCTGCATCCCTCCGGATGCTCAGGAGCCTCTTGGAGTCTACGCTGAACAGGACACCGCGTCTTTTCTCAGCCAGCTGCCCGAAATGACGGAAGGGAAGGGCGATGGGCCACAAGACACTTCACAGAGAGCCAGTTGGACAGGACAGTCAATTCATCAGCTTTTGCATTAa